In Paracoccus fistulariae, a single window of DNA contains:
- a CDS encoding Gfo/Idh/MocA family protein → MRWGLIGASQIAAFSMIAALRSFAGDRVISVLSSDPARARDYAALHDIAHAFTDLDQMLADPALDAVYISTTNDRHFAQAMAAIRAGKHVLCEKPLAMSVADAVTMVRAAQEAGLVLATNHHLRNAGSHQAMRDLIRAGRIGEVQSIRVFHAVYLRPELQGWRIDNPAAGGGVVADIATHDADVVRFLLGESPVDLVAMTSARALGKGVEDNAMSIWQMPSGVQVFCHVSFTHPHAGTGLEIHGTEGSIIARNVMTQRPGGTVDLHRGGQVEEVSFGERNLYAHGIGMFRDAVAGQGRPAADGADGVRSLAVAQAMLEAGRTGQRVTVDYGGI, encoded by the coding sequence ATGAGGTGGGGGCTGATCGGGGCCAGCCAGATTGCGGCCTTCAGCATGATCGCCGCCTTGCGCAGTTTCGCGGGCGACCGGGTGATCTCGGTCCTCAGCAGCGATCCGGCGCGGGCGCGGGATTATGCCGCGCTCCACGATATCGCCCATGCCTTCACGGATCTGGATCAGATGCTGGCCGATCCGGCGCTGGACGCGGTCTATATCTCGACCACCAATGACCGGCATTTCGCGCAGGCCATGGCGGCGATCCGGGCGGGCAAGCATGTCCTGTGCGAAAAGCCCCTCGCCATGTCGGTTGCGGATGCGGTCACGATGGTCCGCGCGGCGCAAGAGGCGGGGCTGGTGCTGGCCACCAATCACCATCTGCGCAATGCGGGCAGCCATCAGGCGATGCGCGATCTGATCCGCGCGGGCAGGATCGGAGAGGTGCAAAGCATCCGTGTCTTCCACGCCGTCTATCTGCGGCCGGAATTGCAGGGCTGGCGGATCGACAATCCCGCAGCCGGCGGTGGCGTGGTCGCCGATATCGCCACCCATGACGCCGATGTGGTGCGCTTCCTTCTGGGCGAAAGCCCGGTCGATCTGGTCGCCATGACCTCGGCCCGTGCCCTGGGCAAGGGGGTCGAGGATAACGCCATGTCGATCTGGCAGATGCCTTCGGGGGTGCAGGTCTTTTGCCATGTCAGCTTTACCCATCCCCATGCCGGGACGGGGCTGGAAATACATGGCACAGAGGGCTCGATCATCGCGCGTAATGTGATGACACAGCGCCCCGGTGGTACGGTTGACCTGCATCGCGGAGGGCAGGTCGAAGAGGTCAGCTTTGGCGAACGGAACCTCTACGCCCATGGCATCGGCATGTTTCGCGATGCGGTGGCGGGGCAGGGGCGTCCCGCGGCGGATGGCGCGGATGGCGTGCGCTCGCTGGCGGTGGCGCAGGCGATGCTTGAGGCCGGACGGACAGGGCAGCGCGTCACGGTCGATTACGGCGGGATCTGA
- a CDS encoding 2-hydroxyacid dehydrogenase, with amino-acid sequence MTPDVLVAHTLPPEQMQDMARRYRLHRLDLATPSDRPALLASAGPVCTAMVVSGHVTVDAKLLDQLPALRLAACSSAGYDQIDLAEMTRRGIALTNTSAALLDDVADTALMLMLAARRRLVAGDAYVRTGAWGRDGMFPLTSATSGKRAGIVGLGHIGQAIARRCLPMGLEIGYFSRSRKAGMDYRFFDDLAALAGWADILFIATPGGADTAGLISAPVLRALGPDGTLINIARGTVVDEAALIAALRQGQLGAAGLDVFLNEPTPDPALTALPNVTLYPHHASGTVETRARMAQLTLDNLAAFFAGKPLLTPVNKIILT; translated from the coding sequence ATGACGCCCGACGTTCTGGTCGCCCATACCCTGCCGCCCGAACAGATGCAGGACATGGCGCGCCGCTATCGCCTGCATCGTCTGGATCTGGCCACGCCATCTGATCGCCCCGCGCTCTTGGCAAGCGCCGGGCCGGTCTGCACCGCGATGGTGGTCAGCGGTCATGTCACCGTGGATGCGAAGCTGCTGGACCAACTGCCGGCGCTGCGGCTGGCCGCCTGTTCCTCGGCCGGTTACGATCAGATCGACCTGGCAGAGATGACGCGGCGGGGGATCGCGCTGACCAATACCTCGGCCGCGCTGCTGGACGACGTGGCCGATACGGCGCTGATGCTGATGCTGGCGGCGCGGCGTCGGCTGGTTGCGGGCGATGCCTATGTGCGCACGGGCGCATGGGGGCGCGACGGGATGTTCCCGCTGACCTCTGCCACGTCAGGCAAGCGGGCCGGGATCGTCGGGCTGGGCCATATCGGGCAGGCCATCGCCCGGCGTTGCCTGCCCATGGGGCTGGAGATCGGCTATTTCAGCCGCAGCCGGAAAGCCGGTATGGACTACCGCTTTTTCGACGATCTTGCGGCATTGGCGGGCTGGGCCGATATCCTCTTCATCGCCACGCCGGGTGGGGCGGACACGGCCGGGCTGATCTCTGCCCCCGTGCTGCGCGCGCTTGGCCCGGACGGCACGCTGATCAATATCGCGCGCGGAACCGTGGTGGATGAAGCCGCCCTGATTGCCGCGCTGCGACAGGGTCAGCTTGGCGCGGCGGGGCTGGACGTTTTCCTGAACGAGCCGACCCCGGATCCCGCCCTGACGGCGCTGCCCAATGTCACGCTATACCCGCATCACGCCAGCGGCACGGTCGAGACCCGCGCGCGTATGGCGCAGCTGACATTGGACAATCTGGCCGCGTTCTTCGCAGGAAAACCGCTGCTGACCCCGGTGAACAAGATCATACTTACTTGA
- a CDS encoding isocitrate lyase/PEP mutase family protein: MDDQIRKFERFRALHLSGVFVAPNPWDAGSARLLASLGFPTLATTSAGYAFSRGKLDSRAALDRDEILRNAAQIVAATDLPVTADLENGFGDAPRICADTLRMACAVGLVGGSVEDATGDPDAPIYETSLAVERIRAAAEAASDLPFLLTARAENYLWGRPDLTDTIRRLQAFSEAGAHVLYAPGLPDLQAIRTVCAEVDKPVNVVAGLVPPHHTVAQLAKAGVRRISTGGSLARAALGALMRAAEEIALHGSFDYAQHALPTPVIEGMMAPKPPDAPMQNKDRPDDPGSSQS; the protein is encoded by the coding sequence ATGGACGATCAGATCAGGAAATTCGAACGCTTCCGGGCGCTGCATCTGTCGGGCGTCTTTGTTGCGCCCAATCCGTGGGATGCGGGATCGGCGCGGCTGCTGGCCAGCCTGGGCTTTCCGACGCTGGCGACGACCAGCGCGGGCTATGCCTTTTCCAGGGGCAAGCTGGATTCGCGCGCCGCGCTTGACCGCGACGAGATCCTGCGAAACGCGGCCCAGATCGTCGCCGCGACGGATCTGCCGGTTACGGCGGATCTGGAAAACGGTTTTGGCGACGCGCCCCGGATCTGCGCCGATACCTTGCGCATGGCCTGCGCGGTCGGGCTGGTCGGCGGCTCGGTCGAGGATGCGACCGGCGATCCCGATGCCCCGATCTATGAGACGTCGCTGGCGGTCGAACGTATTCGCGCGGCGGCCGAGGCTGCATCGGACCTGCCCTTTCTGCTGACCGCGCGGGCTGAAAACTATCTCTGGGGCCGTCCCGACCTGACGGATACGATCCGGCGGCTGCAGGCCTTTTCCGAGGCCGGGGCGCATGTCCTTTACGCGCCGGGCCTGCCTGATCTGCAGGCGATCCGCACCGTCTGCGCCGAGGTCGACAAGCCGGTCAATGTCGTCGCCGGGCTTGTCCCTCCGCATCACACGGTCGCGCAACTGGCAAAGGCGGGCGTGCGCCGGATCAGCACCGGCGGATCGCTTGCCCGTGCGGCGCTTGGCGCCCTGATGCGCGCCGCGGAAGAGATCGCCCTGCATGGCAGTTTCGATTACGCGCAGCATGCCTTGCCCACGCCGGTGATCGAGGGGATGATGGCGCCCAAACCGCCTGACGCGCCGATGCAGAACAAGGACCGCCCCGATGATCCCGGATCTTCCCAATCTTGA
- the arsH gene encoding arsenical resistance protein ArsH: MIPDLPNLDPDLVRRPQIDGPPPRILLLYGSLRERSFSRFAAEEAARLLRHFGCETRIFNPSGLPLPDDAGTDHPKVRELRDLCRWSEGQVWSSPERHGAMTGIMKAQIDWIPLSEGAVRPTQGKTLAVMQVSGGSQSFNSVNQMRVLGRWMRMITIPNQSSVPKAWQEFNDQGRMRPSPFYDRIVDVMEELVKFTLLTRDISGYLTDRYSERKESAAELSRRVNQSAAT, translated from the coding sequence ATGATCCCGGATCTTCCCAATCTTGACCCCGACCTTGTCCGGCGCCCGCAGATCGACGGTCCTCCGCCGCGCATCCTGTTGCTGTACGGATCGCTGCGCGAACGCTCTTTCAGCCGCTTTGCCGCCGAAGAGGCCGCCCGCCTGTTGCGGCATTTCGGCTGCGAGACGCGGATCTTCAACCCCTCGGGGCTGCCCTTGCCCGATGATGCCGGTACCGATCACCCAAAGGTGCGCGAATTGCGCGATCTGTGCCGCTGGTCAGAGGGGCAGGTCTGGTCCAGCCCCGAACGCCACGGCGCGATGACAGGGATCATGAAGGCGCAGATTGACTGGATTCCTCTGTCCGAAGGCGCTGTTCGCCCCACGCAGGGCAAGACGCTGGCGGTGATGCAGGTCTCGGGCGGGTCGCAAAGCTTCAATTCTGTCAACCAGATGCGGGTTCTGGGTCGATGGATGCGAATGATCACGATCCCGAACCAGTCCTCGGTCCCGAAGGCGTGGCAGGAATTCAATGATCAGGGCCGGATGCGCCCCTCGCCCTTCTATGATCGCATCGTCGATGTCATGGAAGAACTGGTGAAATTCACGCTGCTGACGCGCGACATTTCGGGCTATCTGACCGACCGCTACAGCGAGCGCAAGGAAAGTGCGGCGGAACTGTCCCGCCGCGTGAACCAAAGCGCCGCGACGTGA
- the gndA gene encoding NADP-dependent phosphogluconate dehydrogenase encodes MAEEIAQADIGLIGLGTMGAALALNIAEKGFPIAVWNRTTEVTHRFKDEAGDLAPRIIPTESLQDLVAAIKTPRTIILMVPAGAPVDQQLEALSPLLDKDDLVIDAGNADFHDTNRRSDGRLPFHFLGMGVSGGEDGARHGPSIMGGGTQADWDRVAPILTAIAAKAEDGDPCAARMGDAGAGHFVKMVHNGIEYADMQMIAEVYGLMRDGMEMDAAAISAIFEGWNDGPLQSYLIEISAKVTAASDPHSDKPMVDVILDQAGQKGTGRWTAIEAQHLAAPIPVIESAVMARNVSALLDQRKAGQDRFGIAPKQHEFSPETLEQALIAGKILCYAQGFAMIAAASEKFGWTLDLPGIARVWRAGCIIRSAMLNDMAEALEENPSRNLVMAPFFADLIEKALPALRQVVSEGIASGHALPALASGLMWFDMMRTARGTANMIQAQRDFFGAHGFKRTDGLDDPHGPWGEDS; translated from the coding sequence ATGGCAGAGGAAATTGCACAGGCAGATATCGGCCTGATCGGGCTGGGCACGATGGGTGCGGCTCTGGCGCTGAATATCGCGGAAAAGGGTTTTCCCATTGCCGTCTGGAACCGCACCACCGAGGTCACGCATCGTTTCAAGGACGAGGCGGGCGATCTGGCCCCCCGCATCATTCCGACGGAAAGCCTGCAAGACCTCGTCGCCGCGATCAAGACGCCCCGCACCATCATTCTGATGGTGCCCGCAGGCGCGCCCGTCGATCAGCAGCTAGAGGCGCTGAGCCCGCTTCTGGACAAGGACGATCTGGTCATTGATGCAGGCAATGCCGATTTTCACGACACCAATCGCCGCAGCGATGGCCGCCTGCCGTTTCATTTTCTGGGCATGGGCGTGTCGGGCGGCGAAGATGGCGCACGGCACGGGCCGTCAATCATGGGCGGCGGCACTCAGGCCGATTGGGACCGCGTTGCGCCGATCCTGACCGCGATTGCCGCCAAGGCCGAGGATGGCGACCCCTGTGCCGCACGGATGGGCGATGCGGGGGCCGGCCATTTCGTGAAGATGGTCCATAACGGCATCGAATATGCCGATATGCAGATGATCGCCGAGGTTTACGGCCTGATGCGTGACGGGATGGAGATGGACGCCGCCGCGATCTCGGCGATTTTCGAGGGGTGGAACGACGGTCCCCTGCAATCCTACCTGATCGAGATTTCGGCCAAGGTCACAGCGGCCAGTGACCCCCATAGCGACAAGCCGATGGTGGATGTGATCCTGGATCAGGCCGGACAGAAGGGCACCGGACGCTGGACCGCGATCGAGGCGCAGCATCTGGCCGCGCCGATCCCGGTGATCGAATCTGCCGTGATGGCGCGCAATGTCTCGGCCCTGCTGGACCAGCGCAAGGCGGGTCAGGATCGCTTTGGCATTGCGCCGAAACAGCACGAATTCTCGCCCGAAACGCTGGAACAGGCGCTGATCGCAGGCAAGATCCTGTGCTATGCGCAGGGCTTTGCCATGATCGCCGCCGCGTCCGAGAAATTCGGCTGGACGCTGGATCTGCCGGGCATCGCGCGGGTCTGGCGCGCCGGCTGTATCATCCGCTCAGCGATGCTGAACGATATGGCCGAGGCGCTGGAGGAAAACCCCTCGCGCAATCTGGTCATGGCGCCCTTCTTTGCCGATCTGATCGAGAAGGCGCTGCCCGCGCTGCGTCAGGTCGTGTCAGAGGGGATCGCGTCAGGCCACGCCCTGCCCGCACTGGCATCCGGGCTGATGTGGTTCGACATGATGCGCACCGCGCGCGGCACGGCGAACATGATCCAGGCACAGCGCGACTTTTTCGGCGCACATGGCTTCAAGCGAACAGACGGGCTGGACGACCCCCACGGCCCCTGGGGCGAAGACAGCTAA
- a CDS encoding PaaI family thioesterase, with amino-acid sequence MTRHDPLDPAVEQRLRSSFALQGLMNHLGAEIAEIAAGQVILRLPFRPEVTQHHGYFHAGATSAVADTAGGFAAYTLFADESSVLTVEFKLNLLNPGQGDYLEAVGRVVKPGRTLTVCQLDVWGVSADRRVHVATGVQTLIRAKPHGQGAAAAS; translated from the coding sequence ATGACACGTCACGACCCGCTTGATCCCGCAGTCGAACAGCGGCTTCGCAGCAGCTTTGCATTGCAGGGTCTGATGAACCATCTGGGTGCCGAGATCGCCGAGATCGCCGCCGGGCAGGTGATCCTGCGTCTGCCCTTTCGCCCCGAGGTGACGCAGCATCACGGCTATTTCCACGCCGGCGCCACCAGTGCGGTTGCCGATACGGCGGGCGGCTTTGCGGCCTATACGCTGTTCGCGGATGAATCTTCGGTGCTGACCGTGGAATTCAAGCTGAACCTTCTCAACCCCGGACAGGGTGACTATCTGGAAGCTGTCGGTCGCGTCGTGAAACCGGGGCGCACCCTGACGGTCTGTCAGCTGGATGTCTGGGGCGTCTCCGCAGATCGGCGTGTTCATGTCGCCACGGGGGTGCAAACGCTAATCCGCGCCAAGCCACATGGACAGGGCGCTGCCGCAGCGTCGTGA
- the pdxY gene encoding pyridoxal kinase translates to MNETAKAPLVISIQSQVVHGHVGNSAALFPMQAAGLEVAAIPTVIFSNTPDYPTLRGAPVPADLFADLLLGAEERDLPQRAGWIMSGYIGSVEVAELTADFVARAKAANPHLRYLCDPVLGDHDPGLYVPTELARMMRDRLLPLADLATPNSFELAYLTGQPIATLSDLRAAASDLRLSDKADLIATGCVLDDTPQDQLESVILGADGVQRLATPLIPVALPGTGDLFCGLVMAGIAKGRSLTRAVASAQRLTGMALAHAARVGAREIVLYEPVFRQELLQL, encoded by the coding sequence GTGAACGAGACTGCAAAGGCCCCGCTGGTCATCTCGATCCAAAGTCAGGTGGTGCATGGCCATGTCGGCAATTCGGCGGCCCTGTTCCCGATGCAGGCCGCCGGGCTGGAGGTTGCGGCCATTCCCACGGTGATCTTTTCCAATACGCCCGATTACCCGACCCTGCGCGGCGCGCCGGTGCCCGCCGATCTGTTTGCCGATCTGCTGCTTGGCGCGGAAGAGCGCGACCTGCCGCAGCGGGCAGGCTGGATCATGTCGGGCTATATCGGCTCGGTCGAGGTGGCAGAACTGACGGCCGATTTCGTCGCGCGGGCCAAGGCGGCCAATCCCCATCTGCGATACCTGTGCGATCCGGTGCTGGGCGATCATGACCCCGGGCTTTACGTCCCGACCGAACTGGCGCGGATGATGCGTGACCGGCTGCTGCCGCTGGCGGATCTGGCGACCCCGAATTCCTTCGAACTGGCCTATCTGACCGGACAGCCCATCGCGACCCTGTCCGATCTGCGCGCCGCCGCATCCGATCTGCGCCTGTCGGACAAGGCCGATCTGATCGCGACCGGATGCGTGCTGGACGATACGCCGCAGGATCAGCTTGAAAGCGTCATCCTGGGGGCGGATGGCGTCCAGCGCCTTGCCACGCCGCTGATTCCGGTGGCGCTGCCCGGAACCGGCGATCTCTTTTGCGGATTGGTCATGGCAGGCATTGCCAAGGGCCGCTCTCTGACCCGGGCCGTCGCCTCGGCGCAGCGGCTGACCGGCATGGCGCTGGCCCATGCCGCCCGCGTCGGCGCGCGCGAGATCGTTCTGTACGAACCGGTTTTCCGTCAGGAATTATTGCAACTGTAA
- a CDS encoding MOSC domain-containing protein: MMRLTILTGSVAPLADTGKPSGIAKTPVTGPVWLGPEGLAGDEQADRRVHGGIEKAVHHYPFDHYADWRAELGPLPILTRTGAFGENVSTRGMTEENVAVGDIFQLGTALVQVSQGRQPCWKLNHRFGIPDMARRVQQTGRTGWYYRVLEEGMVGPDAELTQIDRLAPDWTLRRLWHVMYIDRLNLDLLQEIAALDVLADGWRRYARRRLESGKVEDWRPRLEGSP; the protein is encoded by the coding sequence ATCATGCGCCTGACAATTCTGACCGGTAGTGTCGCCCCCTTGGCCGACACCGGAAAGCCAAGCGGCATCGCGAAAACCCCGGTGACGGGCCCCGTCTGGCTGGGACCAGAGGGGCTAGCAGGTGATGAGCAGGCTGACCGCCGGGTGCATGGCGGCATCGAAAAGGCGGTGCATCATTATCCGTTCGATCACTATGCCGACTGGCGCGCCGAATTGGGACCGTTACCGATCCTGACCCGAACCGGCGCCTTTGGCGAGAATGTCTCGACCCGTGGCATGACCGAGGAAAATGTCGCCGTCGGCGATATCTTCCAGCTGGGCACAGCGCTGGTGCAGGTCTCGCAGGGCCGTCAGCCCTGCTGGAAGCTGAACCACCGGTTCGGCATCCCCGACATGGCGCGGCGGGTGCAGCAAACCGGGCGCACGGGATGGTATTACAGGGTGCTGGAGGAAGGCATGGTCGGCCCGGATGCCGAACTGACCCAGATCGACCGTCTGGCCCCCGACTGGACGTTGCGGCGGCTTTGGCATGTCATGTATATCGACCGCCTGAACCTTGATCTTTTGCAGGAAATCGCGGCACTTGATGTTCTGGCCGACGGCTGGCGGCGCTATGCGCGACGTCGGCTTGAAAGCGGCAAGGTCGAGGATTGGCGCCCAAGGTTGGAGGGATCACCGTGA
- a CDS encoding biotin transporter BioY: MQLDTRIASGVSPRNIGLTLGAVALLTLAAKTQVPFWPVPMTLQSLAVLVLAVVMGPRLALAAILTYMAAGAAGLPVFAGTPAMGIGLAYMAGPTGGFLVGFVLATIVTGVLGQGRGMIGRALAMIAGTALIYAAGLAWLANFVPSSDLLAVGLMPFVPGDIVKIALGVMLVEGVNRLRSTRG; this comes from the coding sequence ATGCAACTTGATACCCGTATCGCCAGCGGGGTCAGCCCTCGCAATATCGGACTGACACTGGGCGCGGTTGCGCTGCTGACGCTTGCGGCCAAGACGCAGGTGCCCTTCTGGCCGGTGCCGATGACCCTGCAATCGCTGGCCGTTCTGGTGCTGGCGGTCGTGATGGGGCCGCGGTTGGCGCTGGCTGCGATCCTGACCTACATGGCCGCGGGCGCCGCGGGTCTGCCGGTCTTTGCGGGCACTCCGGCCATGGGTATTGGCCTGGCCTATATGGCGGGTCCGACCGGCGGCTTTCTGGTCGGCTTTGTGCTGGCAACCATCGTGACCGGGGTTCTGGGTCAGGGTCGCGGCATGATCGGACGCGCGCTGGCCATGATCGCGGGCACGGCGCTGATCTATGCGGCAGGTCTGGCCTGGCTGGCGAATTTCGTGCCCTCCAGCGACCTGCTGGCCGTCGGCCTGATGCCCTTCGTGCCGGGCGATATCGTGAAGATCGCCCTTGGGGTCATGCTGGTCGAAGGCGTGAACCGCCTGCGCAGCACGCGCGGCTGA
- a CDS encoding Ppx/GppA phosphatase family protein, giving the protein MAPKRPAGADAFPKKTVEPSPTRQAEEGQLYAALDLGTNSCRMLIARPRDSQFQVVDSFSKPVQLGLGLEASGRLSRSSMARTVHALQVCRRKLEQHNVRNMRLVATEACRRARNSRDFLRSIRRETGLPVEVIGAEEEARLAVISCAPLVSHKTETLMVVDIGGGSTELVWIDLEDVEPKERPRAIMRLSDGFSNPVPGGARVVDWISVPLGVATLRDQFADVEDDQGRFALMSWYFEEMLSGFSPYQQGSPDEGFQIIGTSGTVTTVAASFLGLRRYDRTKVDGLEMTSDQIDRVIHSYLQLGPEGRRADPRIGRERHALIMSGAAILQTLMRVWPTDKLSVADRGLREGLLYAQMVRDGVLKPDGLNGVA; this is encoded by the coding sequence ATGGCGCCCAAGCGTCCTGCGGGTGCGGACGCGTTCCCGAAAAAAACGGTAGAGCCGTCACCCACCCGCCAGGCCGAGGAAGGGCAGCTTTATGCCGCCCTTGACCTTGGTACAAATTCGTGCCGGATGCTGATTGCGCGACCGCGCGACAGTCAGTTTCAGGTTGTCGACAGCTTTTCCAAGCCCGTGCAGCTGGGGCTGGGGCTGGAAGCTTCGGGGCGCCTGTCCCGCAGCTCGATGGCGCGTACCGTCCACGCATTGCAGGTCTGTCGGCGCAAGCTGGAACAGCATAACGTCCGCAATATGCGTTTGGTTGCAACCGAGGCCTGCCGCCGTGCCCGCAACAGCCGCGACTTCCTGCGCTCGATCCGTCGCGAGACCGGGTTGCCGGTCGAGGTGATCGGCGCCGAGGAAGAGGCGCGGCTTGCCGTGATCTCTTGCGCGCCGCTGGTCAGCCACAAGACGGAAACGCTGATGGTGGTCGATATCGGCGGCGGCTCGACCGAGCTGGTCTGGATCGATCTTGAGGATGTCGAACCCAAGGAACGGCCCCGCGCGATCATGCGGCTGTCGGATGGGTTTTCCAATCCGGTGCCGGGCGGGGCGCGGGTGGTGGACTGGATCAGCGTGCCCCTGGGCGTGGCCACCTTGCGCGATCAATTCGCCGATGTCGAAGACGATCAGGGCCGCTTCGCGTTGATGAGCTGGTATTTCGAGGAAATGCTGTCGGGCTTTTCGCCCTATCAGCAGGGCTCGCCGGATGAAGGGTTTCAGATCATCGGCACATCGGGGACCGTCACGACGGTGGCGGCCAGCTTTCTGGGTCTGCGTCGCTATGACCGGACCAAGGTGGACGGGCTGGAGATGACCAGCGATCAGATCGACCGGGTGATCCATTCCTATCTGCAGCTTGGGCCAGAGGGTCGGCGCGCGGATCCGCGCATCGGGCGCGAACGTCACGCGCTGATCATGTCGGGCGCGGCGATCCTGCAGACCCTGATGCGGGTCTGGCCGACCGACAAGCTTTCCGTGGCGGATCGCGGCCTGCGAGAGGGGTTGCTTTACGCCCAGATGGTGCGCGATGGAGTGCTGAAGCCTGATGGATTGAACGGAGTGGCATGA
- a CDS encoding RlmE family RNA methyltransferase, producing the protein MTKGPGSRAGKSSGRGQRDLKVRVKTAKGRKLSSKLWLERQLNDPYVARARREGFRGRAAYKILELDDKYRFLVPGARVVDLGCAPGGWCQVAVGRVNALGEKSGKAVGKVLGIDLQEVDPIAGAEIHQLDFLADGADDQVKAWLGGPADVVMSDMAASSSGHKGTDHLRIVALVEAAAALAFDILEPGGTFVAKVLAGGAETEMQAMLKRNFDKVANVKPPASRSDSSEKFVVATGFRGRRDEAEEDPEA; encoded by the coding sequence ATGACAAAGGGACCGGGCAGCCGCGCGGGCAAATCCAGCGGACGCGGGCAGCGCGATCTGAAAGTGCGGGTCAAGACCGCCAAGGGCCGCAAGCTGTCCAGCAAGCTGTGGCTTGAGCGGCAGTTGAACGATCCCTATGTCGCCCGCGCCCGGCGCGAGGGCTTTCGCGGGCGCGCAGCCTATAAGATACTGGAATTGGACGACAAATATCGCTTTCTGGTGCCCGGGGCGCGCGTGGTCGATCTGGGCTGCGCGCCGGGCGGCTGGTGTCAGGTCGCGGTCGGGCGCGTCAATGCGTTGGGCGAAAAATCCGGCAAGGCCGTCGGCAAGGTGCTGGGCATCGACCTGCAAGAGGTCGATCCGATTGCCGGTGCCGAGATCCACCAACTGGATTTTCTGGCCGATGGCGCGGATGATCAGGTCAAGGCATGGCTGGGCGGTCCGGCCGATGTTGTCATGTCGGATATGGCGGCCTCGTCTTCCGGGCACAAAGGCACCGACCACCTGCGCATTGTCGCGCTGGTCGAGGCGGCGGCGGCGCTGGCTTTCGATATCCTTGAGCCGGGCGGCACCTTTGTCGCCAAGGTTCTGGCCGGCGGTGCCGAGACTGAAATGCAGGCCATGCTCAAGCGGAACTTCGACAAAGTGGCGAATGTCAAACCACCGGCCAGCCGCAGCGATTCATCCGAGAAATTCGTGGTTGCAACCGGCTTTCGCGGTCGTCGGGATGAGGCGGAAGAGGATCCGGAGGCCTGA
- a CDS encoding helix-turn-helix domain-containing protein, translating to MSLHERPEWNTSFPFSPSRLRSGQRFAPNIGGLSDPDCGRINAQDIPEGRAQEDPDQGPAALLPTPANIRSVEKLTLNPAVRAGRPAAHQSGLRLLPMEAFVWGSRSLPPQPRTRPDHTLIWVTDGRMQVDFPRRHHVMRLGDLRLIPAGTAFAALPGTDARGHVALIPAHLARLACPPFPDKALAAHIGQHGPQLLATLHDLAAEARAPESDTITCLMNLLSLRLGQLDPQRRIRQTRIAQQPDRPLVERFLTLAAQSLGSCDLVAEMAQQLNTTTAALDRSCVAARGRRAIELVHELRLERAVDLLRNSDQRPDRIASELGYTSHAHFTRAFVAATGRVPEVFRAQSR from the coding sequence GTGTCGCTGCATGAACGCCCTGAATGGAACACCAGTTTTCCGTTTTCGCCCAGCCGATTACGGAGCGGCCAGCGTTTCGCCCCGAATATCGGCGGGCTGAGCGATCCGGATTGTGGCCGGATCAATGCCCAGGACATCCCCGAAGGACGCGCGCAGGAGGACCCGGATCAGGGCCCGGCCGCGCTTCTTCCGACGCCGGCCAATATCCGTTCGGTCGAGAAACTGACCCTGAACCCCGCTGTCCGCGCGGGACGTCCGGCCGCGCATCAGTCAGGGCTGCGCCTGTTGCCGATGGAGGCATTTGTCTGGGGCAGCCGCTCTTTGCCGCCGCAGCCGCGTACGCGGCCCGATCACACGCTGATCTGGGTCACAGATGGCCGGATGCAGGTCGACTTTCCGCGCAGACATCACGTCATGCGGCTGGGCGATCTGCGGCTGATCCCGGCGGGCACCGCATTCGCCGCCCTGCCCGGCACCGATGCGCGCGGCCATGTGGCGCTGATCCCCGCCCATCTGGCGCGTCTGGCCTGCCCGCCTTTTCCCGACAAGGCGCTGGCCGCCCATATCGGGCAGCATGGGCCGCAACTGCTGGCCACGCTGCACGATCTGGCGGCCGAGGCGCGCGCGCCGGAATCGGACACCATCACCTGCCTGATGAATCTGCTGTCCCTGCGGCTGGGCCAGTTGGATCCGCAGCGCCGGATCCGACAGACGCGGATCGCGCAACAGCCCGACCGACCGCTGGTCGAGCGGTTTTTGACGCTGGCGGCGCAATCCCTTGGGTCCTGCGATCTGGTGGCCGAGATGGCGCAGCAGCTGAACACCACGACTGCCGCGCTGGATCGGTCCTGCGTCGCGGCGCGCGGGCGGCGGGCGATTGAACTGGTGCACGAATTGCGGCTGGAACGCGCCGTGGACCTGCTGCGCAACAGCGACCAGCGGCCCGACCGGATCGCGTCAGAGCTTGGCTATACCAGCCACGCCCATTTCACCCGCGCCTTTGTCGCCGCAACGGGCCGCGTGCCCGAAGTGTTTCGCGCGCAATCGCGCTGA